A portion of the Gemmatimonadaceae bacterium genome contains these proteins:
- a CDS encoding ABC transporter permease yields the protein MDAEHRIRLARRDPFREGPHLTRALKTLFARIGERGYFLRDIGRGFRDPKTYGAETIRQMRNIGVDSLPLAAIVAAFIGAVTAFQTRYQLFGGVQLSVVGLISRQSIILELGPLLTALVLTGRVGARITAEIGTMRVTEQIDALETLAYDPIAYLVVPRLIAAIIMVPILTILANAIGVGTAFMTAVLATDVTSAAFSEGLRLAFAPFQIVYSIIKATAFGGAIAFFCSYEGYNTTAGAEGVGRSTAQAVVITSVAILVLDALTALLLAPYLQA from the coding sequence GTGGACGCCGAGCATCGTATTCGGCTTGCTCGGCGTGATCCTTTTCGCGAGGGTCCGCACCTGACGCGCGCGCTCAAGACACTTTTCGCGCGCATCGGCGAGCGGGGGTATTTCCTTCGCGACATCGGGCGCGGCTTTCGGGATCCGAAGACGTACGGCGCGGAGACGATCCGCCAGATGAGAAACATCGGCGTGGATTCCCTTCCGCTCGCGGCGATCGTAGCGGCGTTCATCGGCGCGGTAACGGCGTTCCAGACGAGGTATCAGCTGTTCGGTGGGGTGCAGCTTTCGGTCGTCGGTCTGATATCGCGCCAGTCCATCATCCTCGAGCTCGGGCCGCTGCTGACGGCACTGGTGCTCACGGGACGAGTCGGGGCGCGCATCACGGCCGAGATCGGGACGATGCGCGTCACGGAGCAGATAGACGCGCTGGAGACGCTGGCGTACGATCCGATTGCGTATCTGGTGGTGCCGCGACTCATCGCTGCGATCATCATGGTGCCGATCCTGACGATCCTCGCCAATGCGATCGGCGTGGGGACGGCGTTCATGACGGCGGTCCTCGCGACTGACGTGACGAGCGCCGCGTTCTCCGAGGGACTGCGGCTGGCGTTCGCCCCGTTCCAGATCGTGTACAGTATCATTAAGGCCACGGCCTTCGGTGGAGCGATCGCCTTCTTCTGCTCCTACGAAGGGTACAACACGACCGCGGGCGCCGAGGGAGTCGGGCGCAGCACGGCGCAGGCCGTGGTCATCACATCCGTGGCAATCCTCGTTCTGGATGCGCTCACCGCACTCCTGCTCGCACCTTACCTACAGGCATGA
- a CDS encoding MlaD family protein, translating to MKKRDDVLVGIVMAVALIVAIIGSLWLARGGLSKGYALYAKFPWSSGLKQGQPVLLAGVNVGYVDQVELRQDGTVLTTFRVGDQYKVPQGTVATVIPNGIFGDMAIALTPRTPNSLFIPKNDTVAVGPSAPGLAQLTGKADSISTSVNAITTALQKELVASGGITDLRRSLAASNQLMVSMNRLVSEFSVIAAEQNRQLTATQVSLRSATSGVDSAKIDSTLRNVRETSANMAVLTADFRKTSTRLDSIVNKVNQGTGTVGLALNDPGAYNDVRALIQHMDSILVDLKRNPRRYINLKIF from the coding sequence ATGAAGAAACGCGACGACGTACTCGTTGGAATCGTAATGGCGGTCGCACTAATCGTGGCGATCATCGGCTCACTCTGGCTGGCGCGCGGTGGCCTCTCCAAGGGCTATGCGCTGTACGCCAAATTCCCCTGGTCATCGGGTCTCAAGCAGGGACAGCCGGTGCTGCTCGCCGGCGTGAACGTCGGCTACGTGGACCAAGTCGAGCTTCGCCAGGACGGAACGGTTCTCACGACTTTCCGCGTCGGGGATCAGTACAAGGTTCCGCAGGGAACTGTCGCGACTGTGATTCCGAACGGAATCTTCGGGGACATGGCGATCGCGCTCACCCCGAGGACGCCGAATTCGCTGTTTATTCCGAAGAACGACACGGTGGCGGTGGGCCCGAGCGCGCCGGGCCTCGCACAGCTCACGGGCAAAGCCGATTCAATCTCGACTTCGGTCAACGCGATAACGACGGCATTACAGAAGGAGCTCGTCGCATCGGGTGGCATCACCGATCTGCGCCGCAGCCTGGCGGCGTCGAATCAGCTCATGGTCAGCATGAACCGGCTGGTTTCGGAGTTCAGCGTCATCGCCGCGGAGCAGAACCGGCAGCTCACCGCCACCCAGGTGTCGCTTCGAAGCGCGACGTCAGGCGTCGATTCGGCGAAGATCGACTCGACTCTCAGGAACGTGCGCGAAACTTCCGCGAACATGGCGGTGCTGACGGCCGACTTCAGGAAGACGAGTACCCGGCTGGATTCGATCGTGAACAAGGTCAATCAGGGCACGGGCACCGTCGGACTCGCGCTCAACGATCCCGGCGCGTACAACGATGTCCGCGCATTGATTCAGCACATGGATTCGATACTCGTGGATTTGAAGCGCAATCCGCGGCGGTATATCAACCTCAAAATCTTCTAG
- a CDS encoding carboxypeptidase-like regulatory domain-containing protein, with protein sequence MRATPRGFGFPPPVARLFLALVALAAMRPASVQAQQLQDQTSIVVAFVTDTAGRPLSGAEVQVVGTSLRGSTDDAGRVVLVAVPTGKAVLRIRRLGFSELSIPISVTPGVSRDARYQLKSVAADLKKVVVRASALKPERYARTGRFDDFYRRRSQGLGTFLTREIIDARNAQKSEDLLRMVTGVRVRYRGNTPSVQFLRCETVNVYIDGIRSHDPFRDYFSLSPLDIEAIEVYHGIATVPPEFSPNPNDCAAIVVWTRWHG encoded by the coding sequence ATGAGAGCCACACCACGCGGTTTCGGATTCCCACCACCCGTCGCGCGCCTTTTTCTGGCGCTCGTGGCACTCGCTGCCATGCGGCCGGCAAGCGTGCAGGCGCAGCAGCTCCAGGACCAGACTTCTATCGTGGTGGCATTCGTCACCGACACCGCGGGCCGACCTCTGTCAGGGGCCGAGGTTCAGGTCGTCGGCACTTCGCTTCGTGGGAGCACCGACGACGCGGGAAGAGTGGTGCTCGTCGCGGTACCAACCGGCAAGGCCGTGCTGCGCATCAGGCGTCTCGGATTCTCCGAGCTGTCCATACCGATCTCCGTCACTCCTGGCGTGAGTCGGGATGCGCGCTACCAGCTCAAGTCGGTCGCCGCCGACCTGAAGAAGGTGGTTGTGCGCGCGAGCGCTCTGAAGCCGGAGCGCTACGCCAGGACCGGGCGATTCGACGACTTCTATAGAAGGAGGTCGCAGGGTCTCGGGACATTTCTGACGCGCGAGATCATTGACGCGAGAAACGCGCAGAAATCGGAAGACCTGCTACGCATGGTCACCGGCGTTCGCGTCCGGTATCGCGGGAATACCCCGTCAGTCCAGTTCCTGCGCTGCGAAACGGTCAACGTATACATAGACGGTATTCGCAGTCACGACCCGTTCAGGGATTACTTCTCGCTGAGCCCGCTCGATATCGAGGCGATTGAGGTATACCACGGCATTGCCACCGTGCCCCCCGAGTTCAGCCCCAATCCCAACGACTGCGCTGCCATCGTCGTATGGACGCGGTGGCATGGGTAG
- a CDS encoding TonB-dependent receptor → MRFLSLVLLAAGVVLPVRASAQAAPADSTDSARVRLAPVTIIATRQTTSIFSTPLAVTVVGRPQLENKRGYSLDEALSSVPGVFAQSRYGASDIRLTIRGFGARGAGDRSNAGTSRGIRVLIDGIPETEPDGRTSFDMVDLAAANRIEVVRSNASALWGNAGGGVINISTVPEFHGSFATAQQMAGSYGFLRTSLQGGTHLGPAALALTFTNTMQEGYRAHSDSRRALVNVSMTSPLGESTDFGLFISAANDLFHIPGPLTLAEVNSDPRGANATYAARDERRYNRVGRIGVSLRHALSEASSLSGMLFVNPKVLQRSERGTFRDFNRYHLGGNAIYRAGYEIQPGISASTVAGADRAYQNGTILFYSLTSDGKRGTELRDNKGEAAMNTGVFLQQSFLFGDRLGADIGARWDQIRYDYRSFMDPRLNDAKDFARISPKVGVNFRVTPAHSFYANVGGGVEAPAGNETDPASTFGQDTVTAINPLLDPIRSTSYEVGTRHMLPLSGGSISAVSYDIALYQIDVANEIVPYRGGRFYFTAGKVRRRGAELGASVLGGSDLELTGSVTMSQNRYIHYTVDSVHYGRPGRSADYADNDVAGIPGLFYNLTAGRSVSENIPLRLQVSMRGVGDYFVDDANMVAVPGYRTFGATVSTASGISFGNLSLKAFLAVENLTDQRYIGSAFVNPDIVNGVPVAFEPGAGRSFIVSVSIGPRSR, encoded by the coding sequence ATGAGATTTTTGTCCCTCGTCCTTCTCGCTGCCGGCGTGGTGCTTCCGGTGCGCGCGAGCGCTCAGGCCGCGCCCGCCGATTCCACTGATTCCGCCCGGGTGCGCCTGGCGCCCGTGACCATCATCGCTACCCGTCAGACAACTTCCATATTCTCCACTCCGTTGGCAGTTACGGTCGTCGGCCGGCCGCAGCTCGAGAACAAGCGCGGCTATTCGCTCGACGAAGCATTGTCATCCGTGCCCGGCGTATTCGCGCAGTCCAGGTATGGAGCCAGCGACATCCGGCTCACCATTCGCGGCTTCGGCGCGCGCGGCGCGGGCGATCGCTCCAATGCTGGAACGTCGCGCGGCATCCGCGTCCTGATTGACGGCATTCCCGAGACCGAGCCCGACGGCCGGACTTCGTTCGACATGGTGGACCTCGCCGCCGCGAACAGGATCGAGGTCGTCCGATCCAATGCCTCCGCTCTGTGGGGGAATGCCGGCGGCGGAGTGATAAACATCAGCACGGTTCCCGAGTTCCATGGCTCCTTCGCGACCGCACAGCAGATGGCGGGCAGCTACGGATTCCTGCGCACCTCCCTTCAGGGAGGCACCCATCTCGGCCCCGCCGCGCTCGCACTCACATTCACGAACACGATGCAGGAGGGATATCGCGCGCACTCCGACAGCCGGCGCGCCCTCGTCAACGTGTCCATGACGTCCCCGCTCGGAGAATCCACGGACTTCGGCTTGTTCATTTCCGCGGCCAACGATCTTTTCCATATTCCGGGCCCTCTGACGCTGGCCGAGGTGAATTCCGATCCGCGGGGTGCTAACGCGACTTACGCGGCGCGTGACGAAAGACGCTACAATCGCGTCGGCCGCATCGGTGTCTCGCTTCGCCACGCGCTCAGCGAGGCGAGCTCGCTGTCCGGAATGCTGTTCGTGAATCCCAAGGTGCTCCAGCGCTCCGAGCGCGGGACATTCCGCGACTTCAACCGGTATCACCTGGGCGGAAACGCGATATATCGGGCGGGCTACGAAATCCAGCCGGGTATTTCGGCCAGCACGGTAGCCGGGGCCGATCGCGCATACCAGAACGGAACCATCCTGTTCTACTCGCTCACCAGCGACGGCAAGCGCGGAACGGAGCTCCGCGATAACAAGGGAGAGGCGGCGATGAACACCGGCGTCTTCCTCCAGCAATCCTTTCTTTTCGGAGACCGGCTGGGCGCCGACATCGGCGCGCGCTGGGACCAGATCCGCTACGACTATCGAAGCTTCATGGATCCGCGGCTGAACGACGCGAAGGATTTCGCCCGTATCTCGCCCAAGGTCGGCGTCAACTTCCGCGTCACACCCGCACACAGCTTCTACGCCAACGTCGGCGGGGGAGTCGAGGCCCCGGCCGGCAACGAGACCGATCCCGCTTCGACCTTCGGGCAGGACACCGTCACCGCAATAAATCCTCTCCTCGACCCGATCCGCTCGACGAGCTACGAAGTCGGAACGAGACACATGCTTCCGCTCTCCGGCGGCAGCATCTCGGCGGTCTCATATGACATCGCGCTCTATCAAATAGACGTTGCGAACGAGATCGTTCCGTACCGGGGCGGAAGATTCTACTTCACCGCCGGGAAAGTGCGGCGGAGAGGAGCCGAGCTTGGGGCGTCGGTGCTTGGGGGGAGCGATCTCGAGCTTACGGGGAGCGTTACGATGTCGCAGAACCGCTACATCCACTACACGGTCGATTCCGTTCACTACGGCCGGCCAGGCAGGTCGGCGGATTACGCCGACAACGACGTCGCCGGAATCCCGGGCTTGTTCTACAATCTGACCGCGGGCAGGTCGGTGAGCGAGAACATTCCGCTCCGCCTCCAGGTCAGCATGCGCGGTGTCGGAGACTATTTCGTGGACGACGCGAACATGGTTGCCGTGCCCGGATATCGGACGTTCGGGGCGACCGTATCAACGGCAAGCGGAATCTCGTTTGGTAATCTGTCCCTCAAGGCGTTTCTCGCCGTCGAGAACCTGACCGATCAGCGTTACATCGGATCCGCATTCGTGAATCCGGACATCGTGAACGGCGTGCCGGTGGCGTTCGAGCCGGGGGCCGGGCGGTCCTTCATTGTCTCGGTATCGATCGGTCCCCGGTCCAGATAG
- a CDS encoding carboxypeptidase regulatory-like domain-containing protein: MIRRRSLFTAIAALLVIVPCTSVAAQGVTTSAISAIVRDAQGQPRPDVRVTAVHEPSGSRYQGRTRADGRVTLAGMRVGGPYRVTAAFIGLQSEMQQDVFLTLGVSTDLQFVMREAATQLGDVTVTGSSETFSESRTGAATFVSREALATLPTISGRLESVVRLTPQSGGGMSFAGQDSRLNNITVDGSYFNNSFGLASTPGDRTGVAPISLAAVEQVQVNVAPFDVRQGNFIGAAINTVTRSGTNNLRGSLYYSKRDESFVGTKAGSQKFDPGTFNYNNIGGWVAGPVIKNKLFYFLTYENEGLTEPGTTFRANTGTETVGGSVTRVKASDLDALSAFLKSKLNYDPGPYQGYSGETPAMRFLGKLDLNLNERNKVSLRYNHLDSHTDVLESNSSSLGFGSRRSNTTSLNFQNSNYQILENIRSIVGELNSTIGSNMANNLIAGYTYQDESRASRGTFFPLVDVLESGSTYTSFGFEPFTPSNELRYGTYQFQDNLTRYGVNHDLTFGVTAEKYHSENVFFPGSQSVYIYNSLADFYTDANDYLANPNRTLSPVTLRRFQVRWNNIPGSEKPLQPLDVVYTGLYGQDEWRVMPNLKVNVGLRVDVPFFGNTAFDNPSADALSFRDENGKTVKYSTGKLPDPKLLFSPRLGFNWDIRGDRSTQIRGGTGVFTGRPAYVWISNQIGNTGVLTGFQDLSNTKTRPFNPDPNHYKPTNVTGAPASSYELALTDPDFKFPQLWRTDLAVDQRLPFGLIGTAEFLYNRDVNGIYYINANLAPSNTQFSGADNRPRWTTSNRINSNVANAVVLKNANEGRSWNIAGSLEKPFSNGLYIKGAYSYGEAKNTVDPGSIAFGSWNNNQHAGDPNNPGLGFSGASPGHRLFTAASYRREYFRFGATTLSMFWQAATIGNAGYTYSGDLNGDGGFSNDLIYIPRDISEMNFQQFTSGSGASAKTFTSAQQAAAWEAYIGQDDYLKSHRGQYAVRGAVFLPMVNRADFSIAQEVFTDLAGKRNSLQIRADILNVGNLLNKNWGVGQRFVNTQPLIVPSSTQGGAADAQGRAQYRLRTINNELMTTSLEKTAGIGDVFRVQLGVRYTFN, encoded by the coding sequence ATGATTCGAAGGCGTTCGTTATTTACCGCAATCGCGGCATTACTTGTGATCGTACCGTGCACGTCGGTCGCGGCGCAGGGTGTCACAACCTCTGCTATCAGCGCGATCGTCAGGGACGCCCAGGGTCAACCGCGACCGGACGTGCGTGTGACGGCGGTGCACGAGCCGTCAGGATCACGGTATCAGGGACGCACGCGGGCCGATGGTCGCGTTACTCTCGCGGGAATGAGAGTGGGCGGGCCTTACAGAGTTACTGCGGCTTTCATCGGTCTCCAGAGCGAGATGCAACAAGATGTATTCCTGACCCTCGGTGTTTCGACGGATCTGCAGTTCGTGATGCGTGAGGCCGCGACGCAGCTGGGTGACGTGACGGTCACCGGGAGCAGCGAGACGTTCAGCGAGTCGAGAACCGGGGCCGCAACTTTCGTCAGCCGGGAAGCGCTCGCGACTCTTCCCACCATTTCGGGGAGACTCGAGTCGGTCGTTCGCCTGACGCCCCAGTCCGGCGGCGGAATGTCCTTCGCCGGACAGGACAGCCGGCTCAATAACATCACCGTTGACGGATCCTACTTCAACAACTCGTTCGGCCTCGCCAGCACCCCCGGCGACCGGACGGGCGTCGCTCCGATATCCCTCGCTGCAGTCGAGCAGGTCCAGGTCAACGTCGCTCCGTTCGATGTGCGCCAAGGCAATTTCATCGGTGCCGCGATCAATACTGTGACCCGAAGCGGAACCAACAACTTGCGCGGCTCGCTCTACTATTCGAAGCGCGACGAGAGCTTCGTCGGCACCAAGGCGGGCTCGCAGAAGTTCGACCCGGGCACCTTCAACTACAACAATATCGGCGGCTGGGTGGCGGGGCCCGTCATCAAGAACAAGCTCTTCTACTTCCTGACTTACGAGAATGAAGGGCTGACCGAGCCGGGAACCACGTTCAGGGCGAATACCGGCACCGAGACAGTAGGGGGAAGCGTCACGAGAGTAAAGGCTTCCGATCTCGACGCTCTCTCCGCCTTCCTCAAGTCCAAGCTCAACTACGATCCGGGGCCGTATCAGGGTTACAGCGGCGAGACGCCCGCGATGAGGTTCCTGGGCAAGCTCGACCTCAACCTTAACGAGCGGAACAAGGTGAGTCTCCGCTACAACCATCTCGACTCTCACACCGATGTACTGGAGTCCAACTCGTCGTCGCTGGGCTTCGGCAGCAGACGTAGCAACACCACCAGCCTGAATTTCCAGAACTCGAATTACCAGATTCTGGAGAACATCCGATCCATCGTCGGTGAGCTGAACTCTACGATCGGCTCCAACATGGCGAACAACCTGATTGCGGGCTACACGTACCAGGACGAGAGCCGCGCGTCGAGAGGCACGTTCTTCCCGCTGGTCGATGTGCTTGAAAGTGGTTCCACCTACACGTCCTTTGGCTTTGAGCCGTTCACGCCGAGCAACGAGCTTCGCTACGGCACGTACCAGTTCCAGGACAACCTCACCCGTTACGGCGTCAATCACGACCTCACATTCGGCGTGACCGCGGAGAAGTATCACTCGGAGAACGTGTTCTTCCCAGGCTCTCAGAGCGTCTACATCTACAACTCGCTCGCGGACTTCTACACCGACGCGAACGACTACCTTGCGAATCCGAATCGTACCCTCTCTCCGGTCACCCTGCGGCGATTCCAGGTGCGGTGGAACAATATCCCGGGCAGCGAGAAGCCCTTGCAGCCGCTGGATGTCGTATACACGGGACTCTACGGGCAGGACGAGTGGCGGGTAATGCCGAACCTCAAGGTCAACGTCGGCCTGAGGGTCGACGTGCCGTTCTTCGGAAATACCGCGTTTGACAACCCGAGCGCCGACGCGCTGTCGTTCAGGGACGAGAACGGGAAAACAGTCAAGTATTCGACGGGCAAGCTGCCCGATCCGAAGCTTCTGTTCTCCCCTCGCCTGGGCTTCAACTGGGACATTCGCGGCGATCGCAGCACGCAGATCCGCGGTGGCACGGGCGTGTTCACGGGACGTCCGGCGTATGTGTGGATCTCAAACCAGATCGGCAATACTGGAGTCCTCACCGGCTTCCAGGATCTGAGCAACACGAAGACGCGGCCGTTCAATCCCGATCCGAATCATTACAAGCCGACGAACGTTACGGGAGCTCCGGCATCCAGCTATGAGCTCGCTCTGACCGATCCCGATTTCAAGTTCCCTCAGTTGTGGAGAACCGACCTTGCTGTGGATCAGAGGCTGCCGTTCGGGTTGATCGGAACTGCGGAGTTTCTCTACAATCGCGATGTCAACGGCATCTATTACATAAATGCCAATCTCGCCCCGTCCAACACGCAGTTCAGTGGAGCGGACAACCGCCCGCGGTGGACTACGAGCAACCGCATCAACTCCAACGTGGCAAACGCGGTGGTCCTGAAAAATGCCAACGAGGGCCGCTCGTGGAACATTGCCGGCTCGCTGGAAAAGCCTTTCAGCAACGGGCTCTACATCAAGGGCGCGTACAGCTACGGCGAGGCGAAGAACACTGTTGACCCCGGCTCGATCGCCTTCGGGTCTTGGAACAACAATCAGCACGCTGGGGATCCAAACAATCCGGGACTTGGCTTTTCTGGTGCATCACCGGGCCACCGGCTCTTCACCGCCGCGTCCTATCGGCGGGAATATTTCCGCTTCGGCGCTACCACGCTTTCCATGTTCTGGCAGGCGGCTACCATCGGTAACGCGGGCTATACCTATTCCGGCGACCTCAATGGCGATGGCGGATTCAGCAATGACCTGATCTACATCCCCCGCGACATTTCCGAGATGAACTTCCAGCAGTTCACCTCGGGATCGGGTGCGTCGGCCAAGACGTTCACCTCCGCCCAGCAGGCGGCGGCGTGGGAAGCCTACATAGGGCAGGACGACTATCTGAAATCGCATCGCGGCCAGTATGCGGTACGCGGTGCGGTCTTCCTGCCGATGGTGAACCGCGCGGATTTCAGCATCGCGCAGGAAGTCTTTACCGATCTGGCCGGCAAGCGGAACTCTCTCCAGATCAGAGCCGACATCCTCAACGTCGGCAATCTGCTCAACAAGAACTGGGGCGTCGGCCAGCGTTTCGTCAACACACAACCCTTGATCGTGCCGTCCAGCACCCAGGGCGGTGCTGCCGACGCCCAGGGACGGGCGCAGTACAGGCTTCGCACGATAAACAATGAGCTGATGACAACTTCCCTGGAAAAGACCGCCGGCATTGGGGATGTCTTCAGGGTGCAGCTCGGCGTGAGGTACACGTTCAACTAG
- a CDS encoding amino acid permease: MTEPIPSVSSAIRTADAPQTSPDISTPDGLPRRIGLWTAVAILVGSTIGSGIFRSPAGIANRLPGPLPLLSVWLVGGIFALCGALTLAEAASAFPKTGGVYVFIREAWGRLCAFLFGWSELVMIRAAALGAISTTFAEYFIRVTGHDPGVAPYSAYVHYVAAAAILITAAFNYVGVRTAGTVQNLTTLAKVGGLLFIVVLAFGMGLPQTGGHYVPVAPSGSFTLAGFGLALVSVLWVYDGWADLSFVAGEVENPRRNLPRALIFGTSGIIVIYLLANLGYLAVLPVEEIRTSKLVAADVADRLLGRTGVAFVATVVMISTFGGLNGSMFTGPRILFAMAEDRLLFGGMAKVHPRFRTPYVSITVVAILAAIFVLAGTFEQLADAFVTAIVPFYALAVASVFVLRKRPDYDPSFRVPGYPVVPLLFIVSTVLLLVNAILDPSSRWPTLGVLGGIVAGIPVYYMTVGRRPNRARG; encoded by the coding sequence ATGACAGAGCCGATTCCGAGCGTTTCCTCCGCTATTCGCACAGCGGACGCGCCGCAAACATCGCCCGACATCAGCACTCCCGACGGCCTGCCGCGTCGCATCGGACTGTGGACGGCTGTCGCGATACTGGTCGGCTCCACCATCGGCTCCGGGATATTCAGATCGCCCGCGGGCATCGCCAACAGATTGCCCGGACCGCTCCCGCTTCTGAGCGTATGGCTGGTGGGCGGCATCTTCGCACTGTGCGGTGCGCTTACGCTTGCCGAGGCGGCGAGCGCGTTTCCGAAGACGGGCGGGGTGTACGTCTTCATCAGGGAAGCATGGGGCCGTCTCTGCGCCTTTCTGTTCGGATGGTCGGAGCTGGTGATGATCCGCGCCGCTGCGCTTGGGGCGATCTCGACGACTTTCGCCGAGTATTTCATCAGAGTCACCGGGCACGATCCGGGAGTCGCGCCCTACTCGGCATATGTGCACTACGTTGCCGCGGCGGCGATCCTGATCACAGCGGCATTCAATTATGTGGGGGTGCGCACGGCGGGAACCGTGCAGAATCTCACGACCCTGGCGAAGGTCGGTGGTCTTCTGTTCATCGTGGTGCTCGCATTCGGGATGGGATTGCCGCAGACAGGGGGTCACTATGTTCCGGTCGCGCCATCGGGCAGCTTCACTCTTGCTGGCTTCGGGCTGGCGCTGGTCTCGGTGCTGTGGGTCTACGACGGGTGGGCGGATTTGAGCTTCGTCGCGGGCGAGGTGGAGAATCCGCGGCGCAATCTCCCTCGCGCCCTGATCTTCGGCACGAGCGGCATCATCGTCATCTATCTGCTCGCCAACCTTGGCTACCTCGCGGTCCTTCCCGTCGAGGAGATCCGGACGTCCAAGCTCGTGGCGGCGGACGTCGCTGACCGGCTTCTCGGGCGCACCGGCGTCGCATTCGTCGCGACGGTGGTGATGATCTCGACCTTCGGCGGCCTCAATGGCTCGATGTTCACCGGGCCGAGGATTCTCTTTGCGATGGCCGAAGACCGGTTGCTCTTCGGTGGGATGGCGAAGGTGCATCCGCGCTTCCGGACTCCCTACGTGTCCATCACGGTCGTAGCGATCCTGGCGGCGATCTTCGTACTGGCCGGGACGTTCGAGCAGCTGGCGGATGCCTTCGTGACGGCGATCGTCCCGTTCTACGCGCTGGCGGTGGCGTCCGTGTTCGTGCTGCGGAAGAGGCCGGATTATGATCCGTCGTTCAGGGTCCCGGGATACCCTGTCGTGCCGCTGCTTTTCATCGTGTCAACCGTGCTTCTCCTCGTGAACGCGATCCTCGATCCGTCGAGCCGGTGGCCGACTCTCGGAGTCCTCGGCGGCATCGTCGCGGGAATTCCCGTCTACTATATGACTGTGGGACGGCGGCCGAATCGAGCGCGGGGATAA
- a CDS encoding COX15/CtaA family protein has protein sequence MQTLKRLSAVALVLAFAEIVFGAIVRITGSGMGCGEHWPKCAGLWFPPHDRMDLIIEITHRYIALGLSLVIVALLVAAFTRRNEPGVAGKGGVLRPATLAGTLVVAAALLGAVTVKMALNPLVIASHLTIAMSLLATLAVALGRAGGLGANADLTGGTQRTFRSARGAVGLAIVTLVLGALTANLPDAAASCGGFPWCRTINFGGTALWVNIIHRIIAFALFGHLWRMAVMAGKRHDPAIVVRAARFAFAAAVLQVLVAAAMVEMHFPAYLRSLHQAAGTLVWLAVVILAIVATRARRFAESQPVVRAAA, from the coding sequence ATGCAAACACTGAAGCGTCTATCCGCAGTCGCACTCGTACTCGCGTTCGCCGAGATCGTTTTCGGCGCCATCGTCCGGATCACGGGATCGGGAATGGGATGCGGCGAACACTGGCCGAAGTGCGCCGGGCTGTGGTTCCCTCCGCACGACCGCATGGACCTGATCATCGAGATCACGCACCGATACATCGCGCTCGGTCTGTCGCTCGTGATCGTCGCGCTGCTCGTGGCGGCGTTCACGCGGCGCAATGAGCCGGGAGTCGCCGGAAAGGGCGGAGTGCTGCGCCCGGCAACTCTCGCCGGGACGCTGGTCGTAGCCGCCGCGCTCCTCGGCGCGGTCACGGTGAAGATGGCGCTCAATCCGCTCGTCATCGCGTCGCATCTCACTATCGCGATGTCACTTCTGGCGACGCTCGCGGTAGCTCTTGGCCGCGCTGGCGGTCTGGGAGCGAACGCCGATCTGACAGGCGGGACACAGCGGACCTTCAGATCGGCGAGAGGCGCCGTCGGGCTCGCCATCGTTACGCTGGTGCTCGGCGCGCTCACAGCGAATCTTCCGGACGCAGCGGCGTCGTGCGGCGGCTTTCCGTGGTGCCGCACGATCAACTTCGGCGGGACGGCTCTCTGGGTGAACATCATCCACCGAATCATCGCGTTCGCGCTTTTCGGTCATCTGTGGAGAATGGCTGTCATGGCGGGCAAGCGCCACGATCCGGCCATCGTCGTACGGGCGGCGCGGTTCGCGTTCGCCGCGGCGGTACTGCAGGTGCTCGTCGCCGCGGCGATGGTCGAGATGCATTTCCCGGCGTACCTCAGATCGCTGCACCAGGCGGCGGGCACACTGGTGTGGCTGGCAGTCGTCATACTCGCGATCGTCGCGACGCGAGCCAGACGCTTCGCCGAATCGCAACCCGTGGTGCGAGCAGCGGCTTGA